DNA from Actinomycetota bacterium:
GCACGGAGGCGTCACGCCTCACAAACTGTCGAGCAATGAGAACCCATTCCCGCCGCTGCCATCGGTGCTCCAAGCAGTCCGTACTGCGGCCGGCTCCATGCAGCTCTATCCGGATTTCGCTTCTGCGGAGCTTGTTGAAGCGTTATCCACGCGTTTTTCGGTTCCCACTTCACATCTCGCAGTGGCCTCGGGCAGCGTTGCGCTGACTCAACAACTGGTCAACATCACCAGTGGTCCGGGCGACGCAGTGGTGTTCGCCTGGCGCTCATTTGAGTCCTACCCGATCGTGACGATGATCGGCGGCGCCACTCCTGTGCAAGTGGCGCTTGACTCCGAAGATCGACACGACCTGAATGCCATGCTCAATTCGATCGATGGCAGCACCAGGTTGATCTTCGTCTGCAATCCGAACAATCCGACGGGCACTGCAGTTGGCCGTGAAGCGCTTGAGCACTTCGTGGATGCCGTCCCGTCTGACGTGCTGATCGTCATCGACGAGGCCTATCGCGAGTTCGTCAATCCGGGCAGCATCCCCGATGGTCTGGACCTGTACAGGGAAAGAAGCAATGTTGCTGTCCTGCGCACCTTCTCCAAGGCCTATGGCCTGGCGGGTCTGCGGGTTGGCTTCTGCGTCGCTCACGAGCCGGTAGCAGAGGCTCTGCGCAAGGTGCAGACCCCCTTCGGGGTCTCCTCGGTCGCGCAGGCAGCAGCGGTCGCCGCCCTTGCCGCCGAAGACGAAGCACTTGATCGTGTCCACCTTCTCGTAGGAGAGCGCGAACGCGTACAGGCGAGCCTCAAAGCGGCCGGCTTCGCCCCCGCCGAGTCCGAGTCGAACTTCATCTGGCTGCGCCTTTTGGACCTGACTTCTGACTTCGCGC
Protein-coding regions in this window:
- the hisC gene encoding histidinol-phosphate transaminase → MSTQSGPRLRSILSQIPAYKAGQAAPVHGGVTPHKLSSNENPFPPLPSVLQAVRTAAGSMQLYPDFASAELVEALSTRFSVPTSHLAVASGSVALTQQLVNITSGPGDAVVFAWRSFESYPIVTMIGGATPVQVALDSEDRHDLNAMLNSIDGSTRLIFVCNPNNPTGTAVGREALEHFVDAVPSDVLIVIDEAYREFVNPGSIPDGLDLYRERSNVAVLRTFSKAYGLAGLRVGFCVAHEPVAEALRKVQTPFGVSSVAQAAAVAALAAEDEALDRVHLLVGERERVQASLKAAGFAPAESESNFIWLRLLDLTSDFAQACESVGLAVRPFTGEGVRVSVGLPEANDRFIETATQWRRTRP